CATTTGCATCAAGCCCCTGCCATTTGAATCGAAGAGACCGGCGTCTCCGATGATCCCATTTGGAGCATGGTCAGTGACAGAGGCGTCAAACACAAGTTCCTTAGCAGCCCTCGGGGATCTGACTCCGAAAAGACTTGCATTCATGACTATCCTGCCGATACCCGTGGGGATATGAAGCGTGTACAGCTGTCCGTCTCCAGGTGCACCCACAGACGCGAGCAATGCCTGCAGCAGACACTCCATAAACGCAGGGTGCAGTGCCAGCGTAGACGTCTTGTCTGCGCCAGCGTCGAGCATGCGGCCACAGGCGGCAttccctcttctttcaaGTGACGTTATGCCGCGGAAGACGCCGGAATAACCGTATCCCAACCCCGTTAGATATGAGTAGTACTCGTCGACATCCACGCTGTGCATCCTGCGTGTGCTCAACGACCTGGGCGCCAAAAGGTCGTGGTCTGCTGTGCCAACCGTAACCCTAAGTTTACCCGAAGCGCAGGGTCTCAGAACTCCGCCAATATCGGCATGACAAGCAAAGGACGTAGACATGCAATCACTGTCCAAATGAAGAACCTTTTCCAGCGCAAAGAGGATCTCAATACCAGCAGACGTGCCGCTTATCGGTAAAGCTGTTTCGATCCTGAAATCTTGAACCTCCACCAGCTGAGTCTGCCTCCCTTGTGTCATAATCTGGGCAGCCTCGAAGGCCATGGCAATATAACCAGCTGCAGGGTAGACCTCCTGTGCCTGAATACAATGATCACTCAGCCACTGGATTTCCTCGCGACGAAGATAATTACGCCAACGCCACTCCCCGGCTCCAGCGTCCGCACATAGCCTGCCTAGAATCTGGTTGGGCGCCTCCTTCTGGTGGAGAAGAGACCTTGAGACTCGAGGTTCCGCCCAGAAACGGTTGGAATGGTTAAAGGGGTAGGTAGGGAGGTCCTTGACAAAGCCGAACCTCAGAGACCGTTCGAAGAGCTGAGCGTAGCTGTCAACGTTGCATGAATTCGGACCCAGATAACTCCAAACAGAGGCTATTGCTGCCGCCACCGTCTCGATCGCATTGTCACCACGGCTAAGAAGCCCTACATAGGGCGGGGGCTCCCTGCTTGAGCCTTCTGCAGCGCAAATAGTTTGCACCGCTGGTCCTTTCAGCGCAGGGTGTGGCCCTACTTCTAGAATCATGTCAAACGGACCACTCGTGGAGACAGCCTCTGTCATGGCTGGGCCAAAGAGCACACTCCCACACATGTTATCGACCCAGTATTGGGCCTTGAGTTCATCTAAATTCCCGGAGGTAATTTCTTGGCCATGGTGAACACTGGAAAACCATCGCCGCGAGACTGGCGCAAGGGGCCTGATATCACATGCCTTTAATGCCTGAAGGTAGGGCTCTGCACATGGAGCCATATGCTTCGAATGGTAGGCTGTATCAACACGAAGTACCCTCGCAAACTTCCCGTCACCCTTTAGCAAACCTTCCGCTTCTTGaactgcatctgcatcgccgGACAGAGTAACACTGGAGCTAGAATTGACCGCTGCCACGCCAAGTCGCCCGTGAAACTCAGGTCGCATGCAGAAGGCGTCGGCCTGCTCCCTTGATAAAGTAGCAGCCAGCATGGCACCTGGTTTTCCAGCGACTCCTGCAAGCCTGGCAAAGCGACCCCGGAGATGAGCAATCCGGATTGCTTCCGAAGCCGTGAGAATGCCCACTGCATAGGCCGCTGCAATCTCACCAGACGAATGCCCAGCAACGGCATCAAAGGTGATACCTAGGGCCTGCAACACGTTGACAAATACGATTTGCACAGCAGTGCAAAGGGGCTGTGATATTGCCGCCTGCTGTACCCTCGAAGACGTTGCTGGTCGGCACAGCTCTTCAAGGAGAGAAAAGTCCGGGCGGTATGCAGCAGGTAGCTGGTCCAGAGAGGCCTGCAATTCACCAACCCATCGTCTTGCTTCTGGCGATTTTAATATCAGATCAAGGCTCATTGCAGGCCACTGTGCTCCCTGTCCGGTGAAAACGCCCATAATACGGCTCCGCCCTGCGCTGGGCCGCGATATGATCGTGGACGGCGTCTGTGATTTCCTTACCTCCAGTTCTCTACTGAGTTGGCTCTGCAGGGCTTCGACGGACGACGCATATGTGATCCATTTATAGGGGAAGTTGGATCGTCGACATAACAGTGACCAcgcgaggttgttgaggtctAGTTTATCATGGGTCATTATGAAATCAGCGTAGCTTTCCAGGACGGCGCCAAGGGTCTTTTCAGATGTTGCAGAAAATACAAGCGGTAGAATCACAGGGGTATTGCAGTCTCCGTGTCCAGGAGCTGCTATCGCGTGGTAGTTGGGGGTTTGCTCATAACTCTCCAATATCACATGGGCATTTGTGCCGCCGAATCCAAAGGAGTTAACTGAGGCCCTTCTTGGACTACCAGGACAGAGGTCTGGCCACTCCTCCATTTGCCTGGGAACCTGCAGTCGGTGTGCAAATGGAGCTATCTTGGAGCTGAGAGAGTCAAGGTGCAGGTTCGGGGGGATTGCCCCGTGCTGGACACACAAGGAGGCCTTTATCAGACCTGCAAGTCCGGCCGTGGCCTCGGTGTGGCCGATCACCGTCTTTACGGACCCGACATATAGCCCATCCTGCTCCGGAGACGAGGTTGAATCCCCGGAGAAGAACGCCGAGTAAATCGCAGCGGCTTCCTCCGGGTCGCCTGCTTGCGTTCCTGTTCCATGGGCTTCGAAGTACTGACATCGTTGCAGCGGATTGCACGGGTCCAGCCCGGCTTTGATATAAGTAGACCGGATGAGCTCGGCCTGGGATTTCCTTGACGGCATTGTGATTCCCGTTGTCCGCCCATCCTGATTGATACAGCTGGCCCTGATAACACACTCGATTGGGTCGCGGTCAGCAATGGCATCAGAGAGGCGCTTCAGGACCACGGAAGCGACACCTTCACCCCGTGCGTACCCATCAGCTTTGCCGTCCCACATACGGCTGTGGCCCGTCGGGGAAAGCATGTTTAGCTTAGACTCGCTGATGTAGACATTGGGCGCCAGGATAATATTAGTCCCAGCCGCAATAGCCATGCTACACTCCCCATCGCGGAGAGCCTTTACCGCTAGGTGGACCGCCACTAGACTGGACGAACACGCTGTATCCAGGGTCACCGATGGTCCATGCCAGTCGAAGAAATATGAGGCACGGTTTGAGGCAATCGAGCGAGCTATCCCGCTTGCCGTGTACCGTGGCAAAGCATCAAGGTCCCGGAACATAATGCTTGCATAGTCCTCATAGATGAGGCCACAGAACACACCCGTCATGGACCCTTCGAGGCCGTGCAGCGTCTGACCTGCTGTTTCCAGAGCCTCATAGATGGATTCCAGCAGGATCCGTTGCTGCGGATCGATGCTTTCTGCCTCGTTGGCCGAGATGTTGAAGAACGAGGCATCGAAGCACCGCACGTCCTCCTCGAGGAAGTAGGACTTTTGTGTATTTGAGGTTCCGTGGTTCAGTCCATTCTCGTGGTAGAATGCGTCGGCATTGAATCGATCGCCGGGGACCTTGGATGAAAGATCGCGTGGCTCCCGCAGGAGATCCCAGaggcgagaaggagatgatGAGGCGCCTGGAAATCGGCAACCGCTTCCAATAATCGCGATAGGCTCTTCTACAGACATAGTGCGTGTATACCCCTGGTGTCTGACTTAGGGTTAACAGtgtcgacgaagagaaagaagcacGAGATCTTTATGATTTGCAATAACTTGGTAGGAATCTTTCTCAATTTCTACCGACGTGAAAACATTTCGCCACGTCTGGCAAAGGCCCCCAAGGGTAGCCTGCAAGGCGACACCCCTACCTACTTGATTGTGCAAATCAATTTCTAGATGTGGCAGATGCTGTCATTAATAGAGTGGCATTGCAGTGCTCCATGAACCCTTGAGCCAGAATCGGGGTTGGAGCCCGAGctattaaaataaaacagCTGCAAGGGTTATGGCTGGCTCTCAGAACCTCTCCAATGGTCGAATTTGGTGACGTACTTCCTGGCCGTTGATATGGAGCGGTGTGGTGGTGTCTTTTTTCCCAGATTCCCATGGCACTCTTACCTAGGGTTACCATACTGATCCTTACGCGTCATGTATGTAGCATTCCTGAACTAGATTTCTGCTCGGTCTAGGTGGTCACAAGCCTAAATAATTGGTCATACTTAGGGGGTGCTTGCTTTATACAAAACACGGGAATCGTGCATATAACCTGTCTGTTTATCACTGTCGTCGACTTTCAGTTTTATCTCACAAGCAATGAAACAAACCATGTCGTTAGATTTCACCTCGATCCCGGTTCTCGACTTCTCTCAGACCAAGTCCCCGGCCACCAAGCCAATCTTCCTAGCCGAGCTCCAAAATGCTCTGGTGAAAGTGGGGTTCTTTTATATCAAGAACCATGTCATCCCTGAGGACATCCAGACGGAGTTGATACGCCATTCCGTCCGGTTTTTTGATCTCCCGAcagagaagaagctggaggtggaCATGGTCAATAGTAGACATTACCTTGGCTATGTGAGAGTGGGGAACGAAAAGAGCTCCGAAAAGATTGATTATCGCGAGACCTTCACTGTATGATATTCGATATTTCCTGTTATTGTCTCTTGTTTGACAAAGTTGCTTGCATCATTGACATCGTATTTATAGCTCGGAATGGATAATCCAGCCCCTGGTCCTGATGAGCCATTATATTATAACATGGTAGGCCCCGGCCAGGTAAGCGTTGATCGCAACCGGTTCTTGTGCCCGAATTCAGGGGATCAATACTGACGATTGGGCAACAAAGTGGCCAGATGAGTCGAGTATTCCGGGCTTTCGTCAAGCAGTGCGTAACTATCTCTCCGCCGTGCATCGTCTGGCGGGCGAGTTCAAAGTTCTCGTGGCAGAAGCCCTTGACCTAGAACCAACAGCGTTGCTGCGGTTCTTCAACGACCGTCCCGGGGATAGGTTCAAGTTGATTAAATATCCACAGCCATCATCCATCAGTTccaagggcgaagaagaaggccaagaggGGTTCTCAGGGATAGGCCCACACAAGGACGGAACCTTCCTGACCTTCCTTCTCCAGGGGACAGCGCACAGTGGGTTAGAAATCCAGAACAAGAGGGGCGAATGGATCCCTGCTCAACCCATCCCGGGGACACTGGTAGTAAACATCGGCCGGATGTTTGAGGCTTTGACTGGCGGAATATGCACTGCCACCACGCACCGCGTCAATCTGAGGGAGGAAAACTTCGTGGATGAGGCGGGGAATTTGCTGGGTCCGCGATATTCGTTCCCGATGTTTCTGCCGTTTCGACTAGACCTGGCCGAATCCGAGATGCCGTTGAAGATGCCGGACCATATTGTGGATTCGGTGAGGGGGGAGAAGGTGGAATCAGATGCAAGAGGCATGTCTCAGGCAGTTTACAATGTGCAAGTCGGAGATGGTGTTTTTATGGGCAGTGCCATTAAACATCCCCGTGTTGCTCACAGATGGTACCCCGAAATCCTTGCTAGGTCTCAGGCAGCCAGTATCTAGCTTGCTGGGAAATAGCAGTTCACTTTACTCACGGCACAAGTGCTTAATATCACCTAGCCAAGTAGCCAAGTATTCTATTAAGGAGCGGAATCTTCGATGATGTTCTGCCTACAACTCCTAGATCCTGATAACAAAGATATGCACGACCCCTTTGCCTAGATAAGATTGTTTGTTCCAGAGGCAACCACTGGTGTGTCATATAATAGGCAGTTCACTTGACAACAGGGCTAGATCTTAATTTTGCGGAGAGAATCGCGACTCCTTGACTGTATGAATGCCCTTGGAACCTTTTGTCAGTTGACCGCTACATGGGCTGCTAGGAAATACATGAAGATGCTGA
This genomic interval from Aspergillus puulaauensis MK2 DNA, chromosome 7, nearly complete sequence contains the following:
- a CDS encoding isopenicillin N synthase family dioxygenase (COG:Q;~EggNog:ENOG410PG78;~InterPro:IPR026992,IPR027443,IPR005123;~PFAM:PF03171,PF14226;~antiSMASH:Cluster_7.4;~go_function: GO:0016491 - oxidoreductase activity [Evidence IEA];~go_process: GO:0055114 - oxidation-reduction process [Evidence IEA]); the encoded protein is MKQTMSLDFTSIPVLDFSQTKSPATKPIFLAELQNALVKVGFFYIKNHVIPEDIQTELIRHSVRFFDLPTEKKLEVDMVNSRHYLGYVRVGNEKSSEKIDYRETFTLGMDNPAPGPDEPLYYNMVGPGQWPDESSIPGFRQAVRNYLSAVHRLAGEFKVLVAEALDLEPTALLRFFNDRPGDRFKLIKYPQPSSISSKGEEEGQEGFSGIGPHKDGTFLTFLLQGTAHSGLEIQNKRGEWIPAQPIPGTLVVNIGRMFEALTGGICTATTHRVNLREENFVDEAGNLLGPRYSFPMFLPFRLDLAESEMPLKMPDHIVDSVRGEKVESDARGMSQAVYNVQVGDGVFMGSAIKHPRVAHRWYPEILARSQAASI